In the genome of Hevea brasiliensis isolate MT/VB/25A 57/8 chromosome 14, ASM3005281v1, whole genome shotgun sequence, the window GTCAATATCTGGCTATCAAAAGCGCAGTATTGGTTAACCGATTGATGAACCAGTGACTGCTTCCGGTAAACAGCAGGAAAGAACTTCTTCAAGAAATCATCCATGGATATAACACCGCCTGCATGTAGTTAATTTAGTACCATATTAATCAGGGCTTAAACACATTAGTCaaacaaattctcaacacaattAGCTTAGCTAGAACACACCTGAAATACCCAGATCGTATCCAAAGATTAAACCTCCTGTAGCTGCAATAACACAGGTAATGAAAACATGGAGAGTAAGGTTGCCAGGGTAATCCTTCCCAGCGGTCGCTGAAACAATAACTCCGCCAGCCATAGTTGCTTTTTTGCTTGAGATCGATTGAGAGACTAAGGAATAAGATTATTGAGAAGCTAAAAATAGATGGATTGAGAGTGAAATAGCATGCTGCTTTTATATAGACTGCTGGGAGAGCTGCTACCATTGTTCTACTAGGATTTGTATAAGTTTATTCTATTGACAGAGTAGTGTTTGGATTTGAGGATTTCAGATGATCTGGCGGAATGGAATTTGGATTTAATTTGAAGATTTAGTGTtagaattttatttgaattaataTGCTGACCAGAGAAACATATTAGTATTGGGACACCAACCCGGCAAGACTATTTATCATGAACGAACACTGAATATGCCgacaagaaaataataatttttatttttccttttttcctaTTTTTCTTTTATCCTTCAATTGGTACGTATGaaatcattttaaaaaatataaataatttattaacaattaaacttcaaatttaaaaaattaaatgatatttatgaataatttatttattaatatttaaaaaataaatttatttttcacttttcttaaaTATTAAGTATGGAACTTATTAAAATCTTTTTTTTAATCagtaattcaattattttttattttttaaatgtgcATAATtgtgtttttaattatttattatattctatttttcaaatctgatatatttatatttctgtttatgtatataattatagattatattttaaaaaataaatattccaATAAAAGATATAAAGTTTGAAAAATCAAATTACCAAAACAAATAAATATGCCGTTAATAGTATAacttttcaataatttatatggttaaatgaataaaaaatcgtAAAATATTGTATAGGAAAATAATAATGATTTTGTAATTATTGAGAAATACAACAAAATTTAATTTTACAAAAACAAGCTCAAGACctaaaaaaaatcaatatgagaagaaaaaaaatatgatcacaaattagaaaattattattattattattattattattattattattattattattattattattattattaaggatATTCATTATTATATTTGCTTTTATGATCAAATTCTTTCTAATAGTATATAGTCTTTTTTAAATACAATTATTTAAAGTATTtagtcttttttattttattgtcaCAATTTTATAAACAAATATTTAGAGGAAAATAATTGATAAtcatttaagaaataaaaatttaatttaaatttaatagatatataattatttaaaattttaatataaatttaaattatatttaacataattaactaaaaaatttATCGTTtattgtataaatttaaaatataaaatattaaaaaaataaataataattatattattaaaataaaaaataaataatttgcaatGCATGGATAAAGCAACTAATTTTTCATGTGTGTGAGCTAAGAATTTTGTCTTAGAGTGATAAGGAAATTACAATCATTTGATATGCCTCGTAATAATTTTTCTAGTGAGATTCTAAATTACCTAATTAAATGTGCATTGGAATATGTcaatttatattttaacaattttgatGGTGATGTTCCTGTCAAAGGACTTTGGCAAATGTTACCGCAATATCAATTGCAAGACACTGATTTCGTTATATATGTGGCTTTGATATTGCGTATGGTCGCTGCAATTAATTTCATGCGCAAAACATGTTTGATTAATTGCTTCAGTTGCATGCTTGCCACATGTTTGATGAAATTTTGACACCATTCATTTCCCATCTCAAAACTTTAATCCCGAAAATGGAATAGTGGACTTTAGTGAAATAACAACTTGCTCTATTTTCTCTTCTATGTTCTTATGCTACAAAATCAGATGACGATCATGGGTGAACATCTTCATCTCATTATGATTCAAGAGGATTTTACCCAACACACAagaaaaatatacaataaaaaaaggAGAAAATTATCAAGTCCCATCATCCTATAAATACTGAGCTTTTAATCCAAGTTAAAGAATGGATACAATGTAATCTTTTGCATAGTTCTCTCAATATGTTACAGTCAAACTCAATTCTCTCAATATTACAGAACAGGACgaagaaaagagaaaatgaagaggCATTTGTGACCATCCCAACAGTTCGTATTGCGCTTCTTCTTTCTTCTCTGAATATAAATGACCAACAATAGCTTGGTCAGTTTCCACAGTTACCCATTCCTAATACTGCAAAATGCTTTCATCCCCACATTCTCAATTCATGGGGAGATCACTAAAGTAAGCTGGCATTGTTATAGGAAAAAAGCATTTGTCTAAATCCCTCTGCTTTTATGATTAGGAAAAATTATGCCTGATGCACCCTGAAAAGAAAGTAAGTAGAAACATTGTTATATACAATTTTCATCCAAATACAGAATTCAGTGGAGAAAGTAACTAAAAGATGAAGTCATAAAATGAAAATGAGTGAGGAAGACACACCAAAATTAATCTAGCCCCAGTCAACATGTGCTTAGGCGAAGGAAATGGAAGTAATAAGCGTCCAACACCATAGACAGTCACAGCCAAAAAATGGAGAGCCAAGTTCAAAGGGTGAGGCTTTAGGCCTGGAAGTATAGCTATCGGTCCATTTGAGAAATTGCTGCCTAAGTGTCAAATAGTCGAAACATGCTTGACGCATTTCCTGCATTGATGGATCAGGTGATGCACTAAACGGCTTGTACAAGGCACCTACTTATTCATTCTTGTCCTTTCTCGTCTACTCCTAACAAATTTGCTATGCAATTGCATGTGTTATAGCCATTGTTACTGATCAAAGCTTGAAAGGAGTGTTGATCCTATGAAATATCACTAGTCTCCATATGAGTACTAATTTCTATATTGGTCAGGTTGGAAGCTTGTAATTAATTACATAAATCTAAGAATTAGTGAAAagccttattattattattattattattaatgaattttatttaatttaatatatacatattaaaaaactttttttaagtaagaaattcattattgttattattaacgataaaatgtattttttttgCAATTACAAttcataaatatttattaattttttgtaaattttatgttaaatataaaaaaattaaggtcatatatatatataatttaaatttttatgttatttatttttaaatgtttAAATTAATCATTAAGAAACTAAAAGTCACATTTTCAATGGTAGGAATAATACGATATGGTATAATACacaaaaggaaataaataaataattaattaatagagtgCCATTTGCCACTTTAGTTAAACTTATTTTAAAGACTAACTTTATTACACAgctattcaaatttttttttattcagtttgatttaattttacGATTAATTTGGTTAGCTTCAGTTTGCAAAACTATGCTTTTCGATTGTTTGGATTCTATAGTTTGATTTGGTTCAGAACCAAACCAGCCGATTGCACTCCTAGCTTACCCCAAGCATCTCTCTCAAGATTCTTCTCCTACAATATCATGTTTCATAAATTTACTCACAACAAAAGAGCCATAAAACAAAAGGTAACATATCAagctaaaattattattattattattattattactgaaTGAAATTTAACTCTGCTTTTATAATTATCAAAACAAGCATACTAACAGAACTATCACTGTAATTACAACAAGCAACAGCAGTTGGGGTGCTGAAACAGATGAAAGAATTGTAGAATCGAATTCAGAATGTTCATTTCCTCCGGAAAATAAATTATCGAAAAAATTTAACGGATGACACAAAAAACAAAGCAAATGTAATTTCTATAGAACAATTTAACCATGGGTGCCTAAGGTGCTTATTGGCATGGTTTTTGCCAAGAAGCATCAAGAGCAAATGCTTGAAGTGATGTAGAGATTCTCAATGATATGATTTAAGATGGAAAACTTGGCAGGCCGGTTTATATGACCTTTTTACTGAAGCCTGCTCAAACTTCTTTGCAGCAGCTTCATTCTCCTCTAATCTATTCTGAAGAAAGTACCTTATCCACCATGTCGAGCTCCGAAATTTGGCCTTCAAAAACATAACAGAATGAATAATTCTTTTGAAGTACAACTTTTATGTATATAACAAAGACTGGTATGACTACAAGTTACATCATTTAAAAAGAAGCTAAAAAGACTGGTATGACTAAAAGCTATACCATTTAAAAAGGGGAGGGAAGCATCAGTGATACAGGAAAACACACTTTTCATATCATAGCCAACCTAAGGATAAGGGCCCCTAGCAcaagaagaagaggaaagaaggGGGAGGAGcagaagcagcagcagcagcagcaattCTCTGAAATTACTCTAAAGATGTACTTATCAAAGTTTACCCCTTATCATTACAACCTGATTTAAGGTCCAAGGGTAAAAGCAATCTTGATACAAGTGGCATTCTAAAATCATGTGGCCTAATGTCAAGCTGCACGTAATTAATAAATTGCCACAATGATACATAAATGTCATGAAATGCTATTAAAAAGTGCAAAACATTGACTCCAGAGTCCAGAATAAAATGAAAGTTTGGCAAACAATGGCTACTTACAGGACGGCCAAACTTAGATAACTCAGCAACCTTTGCTTTACGCTGACCTGGATAGCCTACAAAAGGAAACAAAAATCAGTAATCAAGCCAGAAGAACAATTATTGTTCTGACATTCAATTTTGAAAAAAGCTAAAAGACATTCAAGGAAGAGAACTACATTTAGGGTATCCTTGCATAAAATGTTGGGCATATATAATTCAATTATTCAAGCAAAAGCAGTTTCATAGTCAAAGCAGAAgtatttaccaaaaaaaaaaataggaaaaacCTTCTTGATCTCTCATAAATATACTGAAGACTATGGACTAAATAAGAAAAAGAGGGTTAACAAAGTGGCAGAAGTTGACTCTTTACCGTCTATATGTAAGCAAGATGAGCAAGCTAATTTAGGATATCAGCAAACATCTTCAAGGTCAAACCCATTGTTTAAATAATTTCTGGCTGGGTCTTATCTGTGAGGACAGATAGGCAAAAGACTAACAACACAAACAGACATAAGCATCGTGGCAAATTACCGGAAAATATAATGACACCATCAGAAGACACCCTTGCCAATTCAGGAAGAGTTTTGTTGAGATATCTTGGAGACAAGTAATCCAATGCATCTGAAATTATAACAAGAGAAAATGATTTTGCCTGGTAAGGCAGCGGAAACTTGATATCAGCCACACGCACAATGCCTTTGCGCACAAGACTCTTGCAGTTGGCATCCAAATCATCCAAGTCATATGGTTCCACACCCCAGGCTTCTGTTTTTTCTTCTTTCAACAACTTCACTACTACAGAACATGTGTCAGGGCCTAGGTGCAATACTTCAAGCATGCTGTCACCATAAGCCTTCTTCAGAATAGGTATTGCTTTTTGAACTTCTAATGTGCATGAGCCACTACCTGCATTTGCATACTTCAAATCTTCAGAATGTTGAATTGTTTTATTCAATATTTATCATACCCAAAGTATTTCATGACAAGAGTATAGCAATGCTATAATGCTTCACATTATCACATAGAGGATTGAGTATTGACAGACCTAAAATGTTTATTTCTATTCATTCTTAATCCTCAAATAAAATATTAACATAGAAGATAAATGCGCAAAGCCTAGGGTAGTGGTGGTACAAGTATTCTGTTTCTACACATAAGCCCGCCAGTTCAATTAGTTACTTCATGAAAGATTAAAGATAATAGGATCATATCCACACAATTCTACAATGGTAAGTCAAAAACAGGGTACTAGCACTCTCTTACCATAGATGTCAAAATAGCCCAATATGCCTACATTTTTTTTGGACTTAATAATGTTAGATTTATACAATATGAACTAAATCAGCTCAGAAGATCCTTCATGTAATAATGCCCAATGTTTCCCATAAGAACAGCAAATGTCAAAAAATTCTGGCAGTTAAATTAATCAGAAGTTAGATAATAGAATTTTTTTAGTATCTAATTATTTACATTATAAGAGCTAAAATCTGGCATGTAAGGATGTCCTGAAGAAGTAACACTATCCAATGGATAAAGCTAAGTAAAGCTCCAAAAAAAATTTCCCACAGAAAATTTTGTTAAGAACAGTAAATGGAGACAAATGAAATAGATCCTCAGAGAACAAGATCAAAAAGGGTCAACATGTAGCTAAAAAGAAACCTTTTGTCATAATTTCCAATTACTAATTTGTAACAGAATCGAAGATAGGGTTTCTGCTCTGAGAATGAAGAAGAAACGAGATGAGATAATAGAAGAAATGGGGATGAGGAAGAATGATATTTTCTTTATTGATCATAACGGCTTCCTTTCTCAGATTACATTTCTTTTTATAGACGGCTTCTCAACTGTTACAACTAAGTATGACTTCCCTAACAACTTCAGTTATTTTCCTCCATTTACGGCCGCCCATAACAGCTCACATCCTACTTATACAACATGTTCTCCTATGCATTCCCAAAGTTTCTATTCTTCTAATTATCATAACATAAACTCAAAGAAGTTTTTGTTTGATTATGGTCCATGTACTGAGGAATTCATATTAAATAAGATATATCTCAATCCCAATATAGTTGGAGTGGACTATGTATGAGTTTCTATCCCTTGTTTTATTCAGTTTATTAATACATTTTCAGCAAGTTTTAGAGCTAAAAGAATGATTATTGTAGAAGAACATTCATATAAATAATTCAATGAACCCATTTCTATGTGTCAATATACTTGGTGATCGTTTAATATATTAACAGCATAGAGTGGAAGATTTTGAAAACATAAGAGGAAGTCGCACATACCTTCCACTTTGCTGAAAGCTTCTCTTTCACTGATACGTCCACCTGTCACATAAGCCTCATTAAATTCAGTGCAGAAGGTATTATATAAAAAATGTAAGATAGCTTAAACTAGACAACTGAGGTCATCCTATTCAGTTGCCTAtgttgaatttatttatttattttatttggttTCATTCCCTAAATCAGAGAAGAGGTTAAACCTGAGCCACTGTAACAATACACAACCAGAAGAATTGCACCCTGAAATTAAAAAACCAAATGAATCAAACAGTTAAACGCCAGTTTGTTAAAAACAGAACCCCAGCAAGCAATTAAAAACAGACAATCATCTGCTTGTCTAATAAAGGAATACCACTTCCTGGGAAATAATGCCACACATTGAAAATGCAAAAGCTGAGTAGCAATAGAAATTACCACAACCACAAGGCCAATTGAAAGTAATGGAGAAGAACGTGATTTCGTGTGAACGGATCCACCAAAAGGAAGGCTTCCACTCTCAGCTAAGCGTCTAGCAGGATTTCCCTGTCTCCTTGACATTATTGCTATCTATTATTCAACAACCCATAAAAAAAATGTAGTCATTGTTCTAACAACGCTTCACTGCCCATTTCCGATTTCAAAATACAAAATCAAACCAAACCCATTATACAGCGCGAAAATCCAATTCTAACACAACCCAAATTTGGCAATTAAGCAAAAGTCATTTAGGTTAGCATCTAACAGTAAGTTCGTTCAAGAAAAGCATCACAGAAAAGCAATTCAGAGTATTCGGTACTTACCTGAGATCAAGAATTGACAAAAACAGTTAGGCTTTTGAGTCCTTTTAGAACGCGACGCAGATCTGCTTCAGCTCAtggatttatttatttgtttgtgaaattttatttttatatcaactgggcttcttacattcatagccCATTCTTGAGGCTTCCTTTCCTCTATCAAATTCTAATTATGGAgaaatgcaaatcccaaaagaaaatagataattgatttaagtatatatatatattaataaattttaattcaaaattaaaaaaataataataataattttggtGAGTGTGTAATGTTCCATTTTCTCTGATTTCAAGTTATTTTAAAATCAACCAAATTTCCCATGCAATTTATTCTAAAGAAAATCAatgtttaatatttataaaaataaataaatcatgtGATATTGAATGTTTTATTAAGTTTTTAATAAGGTTTAGAGcccatatttatatatttaattttaaactacTTACATATCTCAAATGTATTTTTATGCTTGAAAGATTAATGAAGTTGCACGGGTGTGAATTTACATgtgaaaatttatataaataacagGTAAATATCGCGcccatttaattttaatttttttataaaatttattaaattttaatttaattttataaaaattatttaaataaattaaaaatttttagattaatcTATTGacgtattaattataattataattttatttataaaataattaataattaaataattttatttataaaataattgacaaATCAATCGattaatatgaaaatttttaatttttaatcataaaattaaattaaagcagaataaatttatttattttaacactgttagctaaaagtaaaataaattattaaatattttttatgtacaaataaattttttaactttaaaattatatcaaataaaCCTTATTCATcgttaaaggcaaaaaaaaaatataatattattttaatatctttttatttatttttaaattaaaaaataaaattaataaaagaaaaattaatttattctaACTTCTTCTGTATTGCTCTTTTCTTCTACGTTGTTCTTTTCTTTTGcgttattcttcttcttcttcttcttgttataTGGCAGTGGTTTGGCTAAAGAACAAAAGGAGATGACTAGTTGGTGTTTCAAGGAAGAGAGTGGCCAAGCATCGTCTACATCAGTGATCTCATCCGTCTACGACCATGGCCACCCATCCTTCCACAATCATAGCCATAGCCTCTACCTCCTCCATCTTTGCAACTATCATGCCTAATGTCACGGTATAGAAATTGATGGCAAATGTCATGAATTTCTCATTAgaaatttgaattgtgatgaattaatggttaattagaaTTTTCATGCCTTTTATTGATATTGATTGTTTTACATTGTGCTGCGCACAATCTGTTTGACGGAAGGTCTAAGAGAAGCAGAGATAGTAAattaggttatttttttattatagagATTTTACTAGTAGCTGTATACAATTGCTTTGTCCCTGTTCTCACCCTTTTTGTTGAAATACATGTTAATTCATTGATAGAAACAAGCAATTGTTTTGTAGAAACAAACttaatttacatttcttttaatgaTTAAAGCAATTGACAATTCATCATTCCTAATTGTATTCATTTTCTTGGCAACTTAACTTTTATATACAATATTTTCTTTCAAACGATAGTAGAAAAAATTCTAAAttgattaataaattttattgtttTGATTGTTCACTGCACATGTTTGGaattaattttcaatttcctgaaataaagaaatattctttttaattttttatatattttttaattatttaaatataaaattaatattttatttaaaaaataattaactttattaatttttttattgcgTTAAGTGATACTGTTAATTTTGACTTATTTAACATATTTTTTAAagttgaattaaaaaaattaaaaatttatttaacatTTAGCTAATAATTTAAAGATTAAAATAAGCCTTTTTTCCTTTGTGAAAAGATTCTTAAATTGCTAAAAATAATGTAGCTGAAAGTTCAACCATTGCAGAATATTAAGAAAATATGGACcctcttttttaatttaatttttttttaaattgttaatatcttttataattaaaaattaatttttttacattAATTATGCAGTTTTAATTAATCTTAATATTCAGGTAATTGTGATTAAAATTTagggaaaaaataataaaaataaaattttaaattaacttatgcacatttaaaataaaattttctatcAAATAATTTTAAGATTGCGTTTCTTCCTATttcaattaaaatcaaataaaataatatttaataataaataaaaaatataataaaataaaattcaagcACTCCAACTTTCACAGAGTGGATAGATGAATCAGTTTAAAATAATAACCGTTGATAACTACATGGTCACCATATGGTGGACTAATTCCACAcaactataataataataataataataataataataataataataataatatcaattATTCAAGTTATCAGTCATTGTTGAGTGTATGCAAATTCAATGTCTAATTAAATATTCGTTGGAATTAGCAGGTGGTTCCCATGAATATTTAAGGAATTGACAAATAAAGTTAAAATTcgtcattatttttttttataagaaaattagagtggccatactagaccagataaagtccgtaacgagagtattagagaaaaggtaggagtggtgccaattgaagataagttgagagaagagagattgaggtagtttggtcatgtgaagcgtagacatatggaggctccaattagacaagtagaaaggggtagacctaaattaatttggaggaaagtagtacaacatgacctagaagcattacacatttctgaggatttaacccaaaatcctttagagtggagaaagcgaatccatatagtcgaccccaaatttttgggataaaggtttagttaagttgagttgagtattaaaataattaaaataatattaaattattttttcaaatgataaattatatcaacttaatattttattataatattttcaaaatacattttaatcatattataacataatttaatttcaaattaaataaaaaaaattttatagacaagtttttcaataaaattaataaaaaaaataaatttattaaaataaattaaataatttgtataaattattaaagaaaaataattttttaacaagaatataaaaataaataaataaataaataaatatgctcaTAAAAAATAGAATAAACATGATAAAGATATATATAGatgaattataatattaaataagagTAATGCAATAAAATACTTAataaaaataccaaaataaaaaagTCCATCTCCcataattttgttttatttataaattttaaaaatatcttaAATAAATAGGTAAATTTAAAATTACAACCAACTTATAAGTTAGAATAAACATCGGCAAAATCAACCTTTATGCTTTGATTGATGTTTAATTGCATCTAAAATGAGTTTTTGGATTTAATTGGTTGGAGTTTTCTTAtattcatttaaaattaaaatttaataaaatttagctTACAAAAAagatgtatttaaaaaaaaaaaggaaaaagaaagtgtTACATCaatgtaaataaaaaattaacaatTGAAGAGACAAAGGACAATGCACTCATAGT includes:
- the LOC110647382 gene encoding probable pectin methylesterase CGR3, translated to MSRRQGNPARRLAESGSLPFGGSVHTKSRSSPLLSIGLVVVGAILLVVYCYSGSGGRISEREAFSKVEGSGSCTLEVQKAIPILKKAYGDSMLEVLHLGPDTCSVVVKLLKEEKTEAWGVEPYDLDDLDANCKSLVRKGIVRVADIKFPLPYQAKSFSLVIISDALDYLSPRYLNKTLPELARVSSDGVIIFSGYPGQRKAKVAELSKFGRPAKFRSSTWWIRYFLQNRLEENEAAAKKFEQASVKRSYKPACQVFHLKSYH